The following are encoded together in the Strongyloides ratti genome assembly S_ratti_ED321, chromosome : 2 genome:
- a CDS encoding Vesicular glutamate transporter, whose product MSVSVLPSADDRLAHYEAHDKASKVKAAIDSSRRSVKKLARGTAERVSRVLSGGTIENIEQLKSNNEPKDQLFIKKTRWQIAIMANIGFLLAFGIRCNFGAAKTRMISNFTDLYGVVHPKEFHWTASQLGLLESSFFYGYAASQIPGGLLAAKFAPNILFGLSISIASLINIAIPIALYYHPITDGIVVALQIAQGLSLGIAYPCMHGVWRYFAPPLERSKLVTTTFTGAYLGVMVGLPLSAILVSYVSWSAPFYFYGIVGCIWFIGWMYISAPSPKVHPRISEAEREYIINSIGPVASSGQVTLTTVPWKQICLSGPNWAITISNFCRGWVFFLLIGNQLTYMKDVLNMDIHNGGMFAALPQLSLSIVVLFGGQASDYLRSTGKMSTTAVRKLFNTIGFCCEALLLCVLAFVKNPVIAIAVLTLSCGLSGFTLSGFNVNHFDIAPRYAPILMGISNGIGALAGLGNIVTEHLTAHDPAGWKECFLLAMCIDFFAALTFLILGTGELQEWAKEEEPPQTMSEIIRRVSTAVRRMSTISRRRNPNTRRTGIQKLREQGNEIEGISNFGASIGSVSFAHPVVTLPEGEELGEIEKNTFMMSNASILNDARSAQHYL is encoded by the coding sequence ATGAGTGTATCTGTACTACCATCTGCTGATGATCGCCTAGCACATTATGAGGCCCATGACAAAGCTTCAAAAGTTAAAGCTGCTATTGATAGTTCACGAAGATCTGTTAAAAAACTTGCCAGAGGTACAGCTGAAAGAGTTTCTAGAGTATTATCCGGTGGTAcaatagaaaatattgaacaattaaaatcaaataatgaaCCTAAAGATcagttatttataaaaaagacaAGATGGCAAATTGCTATTATGGCTAATATTGGTTTTTTACTAGCTTTTGGTATTAGATGTAATTTTGGCGCAGCTAAAACAAGAATGATTTCTAATTTTACTGATCTTTATGGTGTTGTTCATCCAAAAGAATTTCATTGGACAGCTTCACAATTAGGTCTCCTTGAATCTAGTTTCTTTTATGGTTATGCTGCTAGTCAAATACCTGGTGGTTTATTAGCAGCAAAATTTGCACCAAATATTCTTTTTGGTTTAAGTATTAGTATTGCTTCACTTATTAATATTGCTATACCAATTGCATTATATTATCATCCAATAACTGATGGAATTGTTGTTGCATTACAAATAGCTCAGGGATTATCATTAGGTATTGCTTATCCATGTATGCATGGTGTTTGGAGATATTTTGCTCCACCATTAGAAAGATCAAAATTAGTTACAACAACATTTACTGGTGCATATTTAGGTGTTATGGTTGGTTTACCATTATCAGCAATTTTAGTTTCATATGTTTCATGGTCAGCaccattttatttttatggtaTAGTTGGTTGTATATGGTTTATTGGTTGGATGTATATATCAGCACCATCACCTAAAGTTCATCCACGTATTAGTGAAGCTGAAAGAgaatatatcattaattcTATTGGTCCTGTTGCTTCATCTGGTCAAGTTACATTAACAACAGTTCCCTGGAAACAAATATGTTTATCTGGACCAAATTGGGCTATAacaatttcaaatttttgtCGTGGTtgggtattttttttattaattggtAATCAATTAACATATATGAAAGATGTTCTTAATATGGATATTCATAATGGTGGAATGTTTGCTGCATTACCACAATTATCATTGTCAATTGTTGTATTATTTGGTGGGCAGGCATCTGATTATTTAAGAAGTACAGGAAAAATGAGTACAACAGCCGTTAGAAAGTTATTTAATACAATTGGATTTTGTTGTGAAGCATTATTGTTATGTGTTTTAGCTTTTGTAAAAAATCCAGTTATTGCAATAGCTGTTTTAACACTTTCATGTGGTTTAAGTGGTTTTACATTATCAGGATTCAATGTTAATCATTTTGATATTGCTCCACGTTACGCTCCAATATTAATGGGAATATCTAATGGTATTGGGGCATTAGCTGGTTTAGGTAATATTGTTACAGAACACCTAACAGCTCATGATCCAGCTGGATGGAAAGAATGTTTCCTTTTAGCTATGTGTATTGATTTCTTTGCTgcattaacatttttaatactagGAACAGGAGAATTACAAGAATGGGCAAAAGAAGAAGAACCACCACAGACAATGAGTGAAATTATTAGAAGAGTCTCAACAGCTGTAAGGAGAATGTCAACAATATCTAGAAGAAGAAATCCAAATACTAGGAGAACAggaatacaaaaattaagaGAACAAGGTAATGAAATTGAAGGTATTTCAAATTTTGGAGCTTCAATAGGATCAGTTTCATTTGCCCATCCAGTTGTAACTTTACCAGAAGGAGAAGAATTAGgtgaaatagaaaaaaatacatttatgaTGAGTAATGCCAGTATATTAAATGATGCCAGAAGTGCACAacattatttgtaa